Proteins encoded together in one Bacteroidota bacterium window:
- a CDS encoding sensor histidine kinase has protein sequence MKQLSTRAIALRIGLACAGMASAVFLVAAKGDTPNFWLKLLMLFALTGLCGFLLSSFLIRDFISFRIRTLYKTLYNVKQQRDEPLNLPVTGDDLISQMQREVADWMKNRSSELEDLKKLETYRREFLGNVSHELKTPIFNIQGYITTLLDGGLEDEQINRNYLQRAEKSVERMIAIIDDLEAISRLESGELTLEPEEFDIADLMREVMDAQEMKAGNRGIALKFRENYKPVRVFADKQRIRQVLTNLTTNSIKYGKQDGQTEVRFYDMDDHVLVEVADNGIGIAREHLPRLFERFYRVDKGRSRDQGGTGLGLAIVKHILEAHGQNINVRSTEGVGSTFSFTLPRRAAKAV, from the coding sequence ATGAAACAACTTTCCACACGCGCCATTGCATTACGTATCGGGCTTGCCTGCGCGGGTATGGCCTCGGCGGTGTTTCTGGTTGCGGCAAAGGGCGATACGCCCAATTTCTGGCTGAAGCTGCTTATGCTTTTTGCCCTCACCGGCCTTTGCGGTTTTCTGCTTTCCTCGTTCCTCATCCGCGATTTTATCAGCTTCCGCATCCGCACGCTTTACAAAACACTTTACAATGTAAAGCAGCAGCGCGATGAACCGCTGAATCTGCCCGTTACCGGCGATGATCTTATTTCGCAAATGCAGCGCGAAGTGGCCGACTGGATGAAAAACCGATCGTCGGAACTTGAGGATTTGAAAAAACTGGAGACCTATCGCCGCGAATTTCTTGGCAATGTATCACACGAACTAAAAACACCCATTTTCAATATACAGGGATACATTACCACGCTGCTTGACGGCGGATTGGAAGACGAGCAGATAAACCGCAATTACCTGCAGCGTGCCGAGAAGAGTGTGGAGCGGATGATTGCCATTATAGACGATCTCGAAGCCATTTCGCGCCTCGAATCAGGCGAACTTACGCTGGAGCCCGAAGAGTTTGACATTGCCGACCTGATGCGCGAAGTAATGGATGCACAGGAAATGAAAGCCGGCAACCGCGGCATCGCACTCAAATTCCGCGAAAACTACAAACCCGTGCGCGTGTTTGCCGATAAGCAGCGCATACGCCAGGTGCTTACCAACCTCACTACAAACTCTATTAAATACGGCAAGCAGGACGGGCAAACCGAAGTGCGTTTTTACGACATGGACGACCATGTGCTGGTAGAAGTGGCCGACAACGGCATTGGCATTGCACGTGAGCACCTGCCGCGTTTGTTTGAGCGTTTTTACCGGGTTGACAAAGGCCGCTCACGCGATCAGGGCGGCACAGGGCTGGGGCTGGCCATTGTGAAACACATTCTCGAAGCGCACGGCCAGAATATAAACGTGCGCAGCACCGAAGGCGTAGGCTCTACCTTTTCATTCACCCTGCCGCGCCGCGCCGCTAAAGCCGTTTAG
- a CDS encoding response regulator transcription factor, translating to MSTQTHKLLLVDDEQDILEFLTYNLRKEGYHVTSATNGDEALAIARREQPDLVLLDVMMPGLDGIEVCRELRQMPGMSDVLIAFLTARAEDYSHIAGFEAGADDYINKPIKPRVLISRIKALLRRAPNANTNEAIDMGGIRIDRESYLVYKEDQQISLPRKEFELIALLATKPGKVFTREEILNNVWGGEVIVGDRTIDVHIRKLREKLGEEFIKTVKGVGYKFEF from the coding sequence ATGTCAACACAGACCCATAAATTACTGCTGGTTGATGACGAACAGGACATTCTCGAATTCCTGACCTACAACCTGCGCAAAGAAGGATATCACGTTACGTCGGCCACAAATGGTGACGAGGCGCTGGCCATAGCCCGCCGGGAGCAGCCTGATCTGGTGCTCCTTGATGTGATGATGCCCGGCCTGGATGGCATTGAGGTATGCCGCGAACTCAGGCAGATGCCCGGAATGAGCGACGTACTCATTGCTTTCCTTACTGCACGCGCCGAAGATTACTCGCATATAGCCGGTTTCGAAGCCGGTGCCGATGATTACATCAACAAACCCATCAAGCCCCGCGTACTCATCAGCCGCATCAAAGCCCTGCTGCGCCGCGCACCCAATGCCAATACAAACGAGGCCATTGATATGGGCGGCATCCGTATCGACCGCGAAAGCTATCTGGTATATAAGGAAGATCAGCAGATTTCGCTGCCGCGCAAGGAATTTGAACTTATCGCCCTGCTTGCCACCAAACCCGGCAAAGTATTTACACGCGAGGAAATTCTCAACAACGTGTGGGGCGGCGAGGTAATTGTAGGCGACCGCACCATCGACGTACACATCCGTAAACTACGCGAAAAACTGGGTGAAGAGTTTATCAAAACCGTAAAAGGTGTAGGTTACAAGTTTGAGTTTTAA